In Lolium perenne isolate Kyuss_39 chromosome 5, Kyuss_2.0, whole genome shotgun sequence, the sequence AAGAACAATTCCATAGATTGTACTTATATAACAACCGTGTTTTGTCAGATTTATAGGCGGGATACCTGGGAGTAACATCATCAGCATAACCAGGTCAAAATGTTACAAACATCATTACAAGAGCATGCTTATCACCAGATCTAACCAGGACACCCAGCATAATCTTCCCTTGTTCTCCATCTTCTACCATCAGGTAATGAATCTGAATAGCAGGGTAGCAGCAACATAGGTCTTCAGTTACTTGTTGAAGAGCGCCAAAGTAGCCACTGCTTCATCAGTCCCCAGAGTCGCCTCCAGAATACCTGCAATGCAGTCCAGGTTAATGTGCAAGAGTGCAAGCCATTTCTCATCTTCCATATGCTCCATAAAACATACAAGTACATCCGTGCTTCATACGAAGAGAATAATTATTATATTTGATATGGACATGGATATGATTACAGCCTACTAGATTTTTTTCTCTTTTCTAAAGAATACATGGTTCATAACTTTGTATACAGCCTCCCTGGGATGATTCCTTTTGTCCTTCCATCAACCCTTGGCCTCCCCTTGTCAATCACTCTTTGTTTGAACGGTAGTAATCTGCACACTCTTCGTTCTGAATACCAAAGATGCTGGGGAGTTGGGGCCTACAATAACCTTCCTCAAATCCATGAATGGTATTTTCGCTGTTTGAATAAACAGAAAATAATTAAGGGTATATATGTTCAGTCGTGTGAAGTGATCACAGAAGGGAAGATCCGAACTTGGGGATTCTATCACAGGGTGCACGGATCCATCCAATCTGCCCCCTCTCATTGTCATATATGATCATCTGATCCTGCATTGTAATGTCTGCAACAAGAGAAAATTAAATATCATATGTTACAACGGTTTGAGAGATCATGGCTTTTAAACTATATCCATTTTGTTGTTATGTCTGAACTTCCTACCTCCAACAATGTTCAGATCCTTGAGTCCAATCTCTGATCCGTTCAGGATACCCAAACACGCATTTCCATATTtctggcaagaacagagaaataTATGTTTAGTCACCAAGAAGTTGGAGTCAATTACTGAATAATCTACTGAGTTGAGGAGGGGCTTACAGTGACAATGAGGTAGTTTTCAGGAGGGATCTCCATGAGTGCTTTCTTGCCATTAGAAAAGCTCAAAACCAATGATCTGAACTCCTTTTTGACATCAAGCACGGATTTGAATGGCTTCTTTCCTTTCCAGCACAGAGGCAGAGAGGGGTCAGATACTTCTTTCAGCGTCTTGCTTAGATCACCCTTAAGCTGCAATAGATAAAACCGTGTGAGTTTTATGTTTCTCCGAAAATCCTATCATAGTAGAATACAAAATTTTCTGAAACTTACTGCAGTGACAAGCGCTTGATATGATTGAGCAGAAAAGTAGGTGTATGAGCTTCCACTGTCCAGCACTACTTCCATTGGTCCCACACCAAGTGATCGTCCACCAAAATACAGGCCTGCTGAGCCAGGTGAGTAGTAATTCCTGAAAATGCAGGTTATGACATTCAGAACTATAAATGAGAGAATCTGGTCACAACTTTTTACTAGACTAAACAAAGACATATTACATAGTTAAACCCCCTAAGTAACCAAAATAGAATCACTAAAAGTCTGTTGTCACTGTAATTGGCTTTCTCCATATGGTTGCAAACTGCAAAGTACATTATTGGTAGAGATATTCAAAAACAAATCAGAAAATCACTGTGCTTACTGTACAGTTTTTAAAGTCAGTTAAATCCTTTCCACAATAGTTGTGATCAATTACTCAATTTAAAACATTAGTAATCAGAAACTGGAATACAGACATGTACTCAAAACATTATTACAAGCAGGAAGTGTGCATCGTGCATGTTCTTTCTGTAATATATTGTGGAACATAAACAAATTCATCAAAAATAGGACTCACTTGAATGCACTCCTAACCATTGGTACCCATGTTGCACGTGAGTAAGGCACAAGATTATCCCCAAAGAAGAGGAATCCCCCTCCTCTCATGCTGAGGCAGTGACCAACCACGTTCTTGGTAATGCCATGCTGCTTGAGCTGTGAAAGCAGGCTAATTGATCCACTCCCAAGGCCAAGCACACCATCAGTGGGCGCCACCTCAGTGCTGCTCCCAACCTCCTGGTCATACCCACAActgcacacgcacacacacaacaagAAACATCAGGAAACAATTCAAGCGACCCACTTTGGAATGTTGTAACAGGTTCCAAGTAGCATACCCGAATGCAAGACTGGGACGGACAACGGAAGCATTCGCAAGGCGGACTGCAAAACTGTCGTTGATGAGCACACCAAGGGACGAGGCTTGGTCGGCATACCTAATTTCATAGTCGCACTGCTGCTTCGGTGAGTCACACTTGTGGTTCTTACTCAGGCCACCGTGCAGAGAGGCACACATCTGATCCACACACGGTACCAGCTTGTTCTTTGTTGGTCGGTAGAGAGG encodes:
- the LOC127299668 gene encoding aspartic proteinase Asp1, yielding MAGRWAPPAGLLLLLLLAALVAARADKPARAGRGDPDSEPEPCSAVFQLYGNVYPHGLYYVAMSIGNPPKPYFLDVDTGSDLTWLQCDAPCVSCSKVPHPLYRPTKNKLVPCVDQMCASLHGGLSKNHKCDSPKQQCDYEIRYADQASSLGVLINDSFAVRLANASVVRPSLAFGCGYDQEVGSSTEVAPTDGVLGLGSGSISLLSQLKQHGITKNVVGHCLSMRGGGFLFFGDNLVPYSRATWVPMVRSAFKNYYSPGSAGLYFGGRSLGVGPMEVVLDSGSSYTYFSAQSYQALVTALKGDLSKTLKEVSDPSLPLCWKGKKPFKSVLDVKKEFRSLVLSFSNGKKALMEIPPENYLIVTKYGNACLGILNGSEIGLKDLNIVGDITMQDQMIIYDNERGQIGWIRAPCDRIPNENTIHGFEEGYCRPQLPSIFGIQNEECADYYRSNKE